The genomic segment TTATAGAGGAATTGGCCGCGGTCCCGCCTGGGCGCGTAGTCGGCGACGGGTAAGCGGATACTTGGCGCGGGATCGTGCGGGGGGGTAAGTTAGGTTGGGCCAAATGTTTTCCAATGGACTTCAGCCACCAGATCGGCAATGGGCGGCGGTTCGAGCACCGTATTCCGAAAGTCTGCGCTGGCGAGCGGACTCCTCACGACCGAGGAGCTCGACGCCGGGGTAGCGGAGCTGTGCGCCAAGCACGGATTGGTCGCCGCCGAGGTGAACGATGAATTGCTGGCCGCCAAGCTGGTTGAGAACGGGCAGGTAAATCGCTGGCAAGCGGGACAGCTCGCCGCCGGTCGATCGAAGTTCAACCTCGGTCCCTACCAGATCGTCGATTCCATCGGCGAAGGGGGTATGGGCCAGGTCTTTAAGGCCGAGCACACCGTGATGGGCCGGATCGTCGCGGTCAAAGTGTTGCCGCGATATAAGTCCACGCCCGAGTCGGAAAAGAGCTTCATGCGCGAGATTCGCAATCAAGCTCAGCTCGATCACCATCACCTGGTCCGCGCATACGATGCTGGCCACGACGGCAATGTGAACTACCTGGTCACCGAATTTGTCCCCGGCATCGATCTGCGGCGCTTCATCCGCCGACACGGACGCCTATCAATGACAGCCGCGGCCTCGGTGATTTCACAGGCCGCGATGGGCTTGGAGCACGCGCATAGTCGCGGCCTGATCCATCGCGACGTCAAACCCGGCAACCTGCTGGTTTCACAAGATGGCGTGGTGAAGGTGTCGGACCTGGGCCTGGCCGGCAGTTTCAATCTGGACGGCGAGGCACAGAACCTCGGAGACAAGATCGTCGGCACGGCGGACTACCTGGCGCCGGAACAAATTACCGCGCCGCAAATGCTCGGACCGCCGACGGACGTTTACAGTCTCGGTTGCACGCTGTACTACGCCGTGACGGGCAAAGTGCCTTTTCCCGGTGGGACTGCTGCCACGAAGGTTCGCGCGCATTGCACCACGGAACCGCTCGATCCCCGGCGATTGAATCCGGAACTCGAGGATGACTTCGTCGACCTGATCGCAGCGATGATGATGAAGCAGCCGCCGGAGCGGGTTCAAACCATGGGCGAGGTGGTGCGCCGCCTCAGCAAATGGGCGGATCCGCAGTCGATCGCCCATGCCGCGGCCGTCGATCATCTCGACGCCATCGCCGTGCAGAGCATTCACCCCAGCGAGCGCCGCCGCACGCCCCCCGTGCTAAGCGATACCGAGCCCAATTTCCTGGTCGAGCCCGGCCAGGAGTCCGGACCGGTCGAATCGCCCAGCCAGGCCAGCGTGAACACCAAGCCGGTGTACGGCCTGCAAGAAGAAACAGTTCCCGACTACGTCAGCCGGTACGATCAAGCCCTGCTGACCGGGCTGAACGTCACCAAGCGGAACGATCACTCCTTCGCACTCGCCGTCATCGTGTTCTTGACAATTCTCGTCGGCTGCGCGGGAATCGCCATTTGGCTCGTAACGCGCGGCTAGCGCTCCGCCAAAATCAGCAGTTCCAGTCATCCAGATTGTTGGGTGGCTGGGGTCGAATGTACTCATTCGCCCCCAGGTTGAGCGCGCTGGGGGCGAGCGAGTACGCTCGACCCCAGCCACTCGCGCGTTTCAGTAGCCCGAGAGCCAGGCATTGATTGTTCGCTCGCGGCGCTACTCGGAATCCTTCTTGATCTTGTCGGCGAAGACCTCGCGCACCTTGTCAACT from the Planctomycetia bacterium genome contains:
- a CDS encoding serine/threonine-protein kinase translates to MGGGSSTVFRKSALASGLLTTEELDAGVAELCAKHGLVAAEVNDELLAAKLVENGQVNRWQAGQLAAGRSKFNLGPYQIVDSIGEGGMGQVFKAEHTVMGRIVAVKVLPRYKSTPESEKSFMREIRNQAQLDHHHLVRAYDAGHDGNVNYLVTEFVPGIDLRRFIRRHGRLSMTAAASVISQAAMGLEHAHSRGLIHRDVKPGNLLVSQDGVVKVSDLGLAGSFNLDGEAQNLGDKIVGTADYLAPEQITAPQMLGPPTDVYSLGCTLYYAVTGKVPFPGGTAATKVRAHCTTEPLDPRRLNPELEDDFVDLIAAMMMKQPPERVQTMGEVVRRLSKWADPQSIAHAAAVDHLDAIAVQSIHPSERRRTPPVLSDTEPNFLVEPGQESGPVESPSQASVNTKPVYGLQEETVPDYVSRYDQALLTGLNVTKRNDHSFALAVIVFLTILVGCAGIAIWLVTRG